In the Trinickia acidisoli genome, GCGCTGTCGATTCGTGCAGTTGTCGTGACCGTCCTTCGGACAGGTTACCGCGACTGACCGCTCGCTCAGCCGGCCACTGCGTGCTTGGCTTCGAGGAGCTTGCGAATCGCATCGACGTCGGCGGGCGTGGCGGGTTGATAGATGACCATGCTCAGATCGGGTCGCGCATCCACGGCAAACGACGAATACTCCATCGAAATCGGCCCAACGACGGGGTGCCGCAATTGCTTGGTACCTTCGCCGTGCGAGCGAACATCATTGGCTCGCCAGATTGCCGCGAATTCAGGGCTTGCCAAGCTAAGCTCGCCGACGAGCGCTTCGATGGCCTTCGATGCCCCGGCGCGTGCGGCCTCCATGCGAAACGTCGACACGGCGAAGCGCGCGACGCTCTCCCAATCGAACTGCCGCTCGCGCACGCGTGGGTCGGAAAAAATGAGGCGCAAGATATTGCGCTGCTGCGCTGCAAGCGTGTCGTAATCGGTCAGCACGACGTTCGCGGCGCGATTCCAGGCCACGACGTCCCACGTCGCCGTCTTGATGAAGGCCGGACTGAATTCGAGCGCATCGAGCACGCGTTGCAGCCGCGGCGTGACACCGTCGACGGCGTGATAGCGCGCTTCGGGCGGCCGTCCGAGGCCGAGCAAGAAAACGTGCTCGCGCTCGATGTC is a window encoding:
- a CDS encoding helix-turn-helix transcriptional regulator, with the translated sequence MSDVNDNLLGKYLKDRRTKLDPLALGFPLARRRTPGLRREEVAQRANVSATWYTWLEQGRGGAPSAEVLDRISHALMLTDIEREHVFLLGLGRPPEARYHAVDGVTPRLQRVLDALEFSPAFIKTATWDVVAWNRAANVVLTDYDTLAAQQRNILRLIFSDPRVRERQFDWESVARFAVSTFRMEAARAGASKAIEALVGELSLASPEFAAIWRANDVRSHGEGTKQLRHPVVGPISMEYSSFAVDARPDLSMVIYQPATPADVDAIRKLLEAKHAVAG